The Hymenobacter sp. DG01 genome has a segment encoding these proteins:
- a CDS encoding T9SS type A sorting domain-containing protein has protein sequence MKFTEFLRQSLRLLGLTTALTVMSAGAARAEGSKNLTPGTGNRGTATGVNNYIGYLQHNDNGSQANSAQFLKKGSPATERMYIHMEPGETLYFGVRRIRTNDADNGRLRLEVKYLDNNNVIQTAGTYFLTAQAAGSQGVVNLAPDQAGLINSPEEAAVGPRYEARASGPIAGYNPLVFNPAATTPARDYWVEFMEVDPNGNDAGVTQRKSWYDIWDFTVRDAVEEKSGRLYSQHWSFTAAGGTNSLSSSFALYPLIPNPNFNNNSFFVKRVSYAGIQPFGVILVANSAGTTAAGNFKAKRKSQRTNLGYAEYKLFVNNPDPIIYPTSPRPANPTVTTSCANGITTFTLKVDQAGFGVVFIDGDQNGQYDRTKDRVLENNTVIGDNTFKWDGKTDSGDPMSQTNLSVTFSSGVGPVNFPIWDCEQAPTTGISVQDVRPGNQGAQDYIFWNDSLLAPNFAAPLINPIGTNTVATSHKWGTNQGDGRLVNSYAVGLLARGNAIQITYDPSTACATTPPIVLQPLPVELAHFGAALRGQAVAVNWETSSERNSAYFTVERSPDARSFEPLGRVAAAGTSTTTRRYSFTDTEPLAGTAYYRLHQVDINGTHTYSPVVPVRNGAALLGVVYPNPVTSELNIRLRTPVAGPVSLRILDATGRVVWQEQRRLEAPTTFLRVAAAQLPAARWYVLQVQSTTALLVERFQK, from the coding sequence TTGAAGTTTACTGAATTCCTGCGGCAGAGTTTGCGGCTGCTTGGTTTAACCACGGCTCTGACCGTTATGAGCGCCGGCGCGGCGCGGGCCGAGGGCTCCAAAAACCTGACGCCCGGCACCGGCAACCGCGGTACCGCCACCGGTGTAAACAATTACATTGGCTACCTGCAGCACAACGATAACGGCAGCCAGGCCAACTCGGCGCAGTTTCTGAAGAAGGGCAGCCCTGCCACGGAGCGCATGTACATTCACATGGAGCCCGGCGAAACGCTGTATTTTGGGGTGCGGCGCATCCGTACCAACGACGCGGATAACGGCCGGCTGCGGCTGGAAGTCAAATACCTCGATAACAACAACGTCATCCAGACGGCCGGCACCTACTTCCTCACGGCCCAGGCCGCCGGCTCGCAGGGGGTAGTGAACCTGGCACCCGACCAGGCCGGCCTGATTAACTCGCCCGAGGAAGCTGCCGTTGGTCCGCGCTACGAGGCCCGCGCCAGCGGCCCTATTGCCGGCTACAACCCCCTGGTGTTCAACCCCGCCGCTACCACCCCGGCGCGCGACTACTGGGTGGAATTTATGGAGGTAGATCCCAACGGCAACGATGCGGGCGTGACCCAGCGTAAGTCGTGGTACGATATCTGGGACTTTACGGTACGCGACGCGGTGGAGGAGAAGTCGGGCCGGCTGTACTCCCAGCACTGGTCGTTTACGGCGGCTGGGGGCACCAACTCCCTGTCTTCCTCCTTTGCTCTCTACCCCCTCATCCCCAACCCGAACTTCAACAACAACAGCTTCTTCGTGAAGCGGGTCAGCTACGCTGGTATTCAGCCGTTCGGGGTGATTCTGGTGGCCAACAGCGCCGGTACCACGGCGGCGGGCAACTTCAAGGCCAAGCGCAAAAGCCAGCGCACCAACCTGGGCTATGCCGAGTACAAGCTCTTTGTCAATAATCCCGACCCGATCATCTATCCTACCTCCCCGCGGCCGGCCAACCCTACCGTTACCACCAGCTGCGCTAACGGCATCACCACCTTCACCCTGAAAGTAGATCAGGCTGGTTTTGGCGTGGTCTTTATTGACGGCGACCAGAACGGGCAGTACGACCGGACCAAGGACCGGGTGCTGGAAAACAACACCGTCATCGGCGACAACACCTTTAAGTGGGACGGCAAAACCGACAGCGGCGACCCCATGAGCCAGACTAACCTGAGCGTAACGTTTTCCAGCGGGGTCGGCCCCGTAAACTTTCCTATCTGGGACTGTGAGCAAGCACCTACCACGGGTATCTCGGTGCAGGATGTGCGCCCCGGCAACCAGGGCGCCCAGGACTATATCTTCTGGAACGACTCATTGCTGGCGCCCAACTTTGCGGCTCCGCTCATCAACCCCATCGGGACCAACACCGTGGCCACCAGCCACAAGTGGGGCACTAACCAGGGCGACGGCCGCCTGGTGAACTCCTATGCTGTAGGGCTGCTGGCCCGGGGCAATGCCATCCAGATTACCTACGACCCCTCCACGGCCTGCGCTACTACCCCCCCGATAGTGCTGCAACCCCTGCCTGTGGAGCTGGCGCACTTTGGGGCCGCCCTGCGCGGGCAGGCCGTGGCCGTGAACTGGGAAACTTCCTCGGAGCGCAACAGCGCCTACTTTACCGTGGAGCGCAGCCCCGATGCCCGCTCCTTCGAGCCGCTTGGGCGGGTAGCCGCTGCGGGCACCAGCACCACCACGCGCCGCTACAGCTTCACCGATACTGAGCCGCTCGCGGGCACAGCCTACTACCGCCTCCATCAGGTAGATATCAACGGTACCCATACCTACAGCCCGGTGGTGCCCGTGCGCAATGGGGCCGCGCTACTTGGGGTGGTGTACCCCAACCCGGTTACCTCCGAGCTGAATATTCGTCTGCGCACGCCCGTGGCCGGCCCGGTTTCCCTGCGGATTCTCGATGCTACCGGCCGGGTGGTATGGCAGGAGCAGCGCCGGCTTGAGGCGCCCACCACTTTCCTGCGGGTAGCGGCGGCCCAGCTGCCGGCCGCCCGCTGGTACGTGTTGCAGGTGCAGAGCACCACGGCCCTGCTGGTGGAGCGCTTTCAGAAATAG